One segment of Nostoc flagelliforme CCNUN1 DNA contains the following:
- a CDS encoding DUF2839 domain-containing protein, with the protein MGEAKRRKTTQGETYGQETRILPWLPITKKQAELFVSWTSRGAWIGIGLMVVAWATIRFIGPAFGWWQVVY; encoded by the coding sequence ATGGGTGAAGCAAAGCGTCGTAAAACCACACAAGGGGAAACATACGGTCAAGAGACTCGCATCTTGCCTTGGCTTCCCATCACAAAAAAGCAAGCCGAATTATTTGTCAGTTGGACAAGTCGTGGTGCTTGGATAGGCATTGGACTTATGGTTGTAGCATGGGCAACTATCCGTTTTATCGGCCCAGCCTTCGGTTGGTGGCAAGTAGTCTACTAA
- a CDS encoding prolyl oligopeptidase family serine peptidase, protein MPSSKKPLTYPSSHKSNQVDNYHGTLVADPYRWLEDPDSEETRTWIEGQNQVTFAYLSEIPTREKIKQRLSKLWDYEKYGIPFKEGEGYFYFKNDGLQNQSVLYTLKTLDDQPKVLLDPNKLSEDGTVALSGLSISEDGKLLAYSLSASGSDWQEWKVRDVETGEDLQDHLKWIKFSGASWTHDNQGFFYSRYDDPNEKTQLEDVNYYQKLYYHQLGKPQSEDVLIYHRPDQKEWGFSGGVTEDGRYLIISIWLGTDSKNLVFFKDLTNPNAEVVELINQFEADYSFIDNDDSVFYFRTDLNAPRGRVIAIDTKSSAPEKWREIIPQSAETLESVGILNNQFVADYLKDAHSQIKIFDLKGAFVREVELPGLGSAGGFGGKRHDTETFYSFTSFTTPGTIYRYDMVTGKSTVFRQPQVDFNPGDYETKQIFYHSKDGTRVPMFITHKKGIKLDGNNPTYLYAYGGFNASMTPGFSVSLLVWMEMGGVYAMPNIRGGGEYGEEWHQAGMKDKKQNVFDDFIGAAEWLIANKYTKTERLAIAGGSNGGLLVGACITQRPDLFGAALPAVGVMDMLRFHKFTIGWAWTSEYGSADNPEEFPALYAYSPLHNIKPDTAYPATLITTADHDDRVVPAHSFKFAAALQEAHAGDAPTLIRIETKAGHGAGKPTSKIIEEAADKWAFLVRTLNVEV, encoded by the coding sequence ATGCCCTCCTCTAAAAAACCCCTCACCTACCCATCGAGCCACAAAAGCAATCAAGTCGATAACTACCACGGTACTTTAGTCGCAGATCCTTACCGTTGGTTAGAAGATCCTGACTCTGAAGAAACAAGAACTTGGATTGAGGGACAAAATCAAGTTACTTTTGCCTACTTGAGCGAAATTCCTACTAGGGAAAAAATTAAACAACGCCTCAGCAAACTTTGGGATTATGAAAAATATGGTATCCCCTTTAAAGAAGGTGAAGGTTACTTTTATTTTAAAAACGATGGACTGCAAAACCAAAGTGTCCTTTACACTCTGAAAACCCTTGACGACCAACCCAAAGTTTTACTCGACCCTAATAAACTTTCAGAGGATGGGACTGTTGCACTTTCAGGATTGTCTATTAGCGAGGATGGTAAACTTTTAGCATACAGTCTATCTGCCTCTGGTTCTGATTGGCAAGAGTGGAAAGTACGCGATGTCGAAACTGGTGAAGACTTGCAAGACCATCTGAAGTGGATTAAATTTTCTGGTGCGTCGTGGACACATGATAATCAAGGTTTCTTTTACAGTCGCTACGATGACCCGAATGAAAAAACTCAATTAGAAGATGTTAACTATTATCAAAAGCTCTACTATCATCAACTAGGTAAACCCCAATCAGAAGATGTACTAATTTACCATCGTCCTGACCAAAAGGAATGGGGTTTTAGTGGCGGTGTTACTGAAGATGGACGCTATTTAATAATTTCAATTTGGCTGGGAACTGACTCCAAAAATTTAGTTTTCTTTAAAGATTTGACTAACCCTAATGCTGAAGTCGTAGAACTAATTAACCAATTTGAGGCAGATTACAGCTTTATCGATAATGATGATAGCGTGTTTTATTTCCGCACCGATTTAAATGCACCACGAGGAAGAGTTATTGCAATTGACACCAAAAGCTCTGCACCAGAAAAGTGGCGAGAAATCATTCCCCAATCAGCAGAAACGTTGGAAAGCGTAGGCATACTTAATAACCAATTTGTTGCTGATTACCTCAAAGATGCTCACAGCCAAATTAAAATCTTTGACCTTAAAGGTGCGTTTGTTCGTGAGGTAGAATTACCTGGACTCGGTTCAGCCGGAGGTTTTGGAGGAAAGCGTCATGATACCGAAACTTTTTATAGTTTTACCAGTTTTACCACACCAGGAACTATCTATCGCTACGATATGGTAACTGGTAAAAGTACTGTTTTTCGCCAGCCACAGGTAGATTTTAATCCTGGTGATTACGAGACTAAACAAATCTTTTATCATAGCAAAGATGGTACTAGAGTACCAATGTTTATCACTCATAAAAAGGGCATAAAGTTAGATGGAAATAACCCGACTTATCTCTATGCCTATGGTGGTTTTAATGCCTCAATGACACCTGGTTTTTCTGTGAGTCTTTTGGTATGGATGGAGATGGGTGGTGTCTATGCTATGCCTAATATACGCGGCGGTGGAGAATACGGCGAAGAATGGCATCAAGCAGGAATGAAGGATAAAAAGCAGAATGTCTTTGATGACTTTATTGGCGCTGCTGAATGGTTGATTGCTAATAAGTATACTAAGACTGAGAGGCTAGCGATCGCAGGTGGTAGTAACGGCGGTTTATTAGTGGGTGCTTGTATAACGCAACGTCCCGATTTGTTTGGTGCAGCCTTACCAGCAGTCGGCGTCATGGATATGTTGCGGTTCCACAAATTTACCATCGGCTGGGCTTGGACTTCTGAATATGGTTCAGCAGATAATCCAGAAGAGTTTCCAGCGCTGTATGCTTATTCGCCACTACACAACATCAAACCAGATACAGCTTACCCAGCAACCTTAATTACCACAGCCGATCATGACGATCGCGTTGTCCCTGCTCATAGTTTCAAATTTGCCGCAGCTTTGCAAGAGGCTCACGCAGGTGATGCGCCAACGCTAATTAGAATTGAGACTAAAGCAGGACATGGTGCGGGTAAACCCACGTCTAAAATTATTGAGGAAGCCGCAGATAAATGGGCTTTTTTAGTGCGTACTTTGAATGTTGAAGTTTAG
- a CDS encoding M48 family metallopeptidase, translated as MPTYTGISSEAFRHPLDRQAEQALRNLPGFDLIARKFVEFIYERPQLVYLMGNAIQVGPRQYSTIYQMFRECVRDLDIYPEPTLFVSQNPQANSYALGQENPYIVINTGILDLLDEAEIRAVLAHELGHIKCGHTILIQMAMWAMSAASALGELTFGIGNIVTQGLIYAFFEWRRKAELSSDRAALLVMDDLNPVMSTMMKLSGGSNKYANECSLQEFIKQSENYQALDEDGLNQVYKFLIYNGAQGTMLTHPFPVERLHYLRTWAISEEYQEIHRGNYQRSPASGSVNVAAESSANETETLRRQIEELQREIDRMKRSE; from the coding sequence ATGCCAACTTACACAGGAATTTCCAGCGAAGCCTTCAGGCATCCACTAGATCGCCAAGCCGAGCAAGCTTTACGGAATTTACCAGGATTTGATTTAATCGCTCGTAAATTTGTGGAATTTATCTACGAACGCCCTCAGTTAGTCTATCTAATGGGTAACGCCATCCAAGTCGGGCCGCGTCAATATTCCACTATTTACCAGATGTTTCGGGAATGCGTCCGAGATTTGGACATTTACCCAGAACCGACACTGTTTGTCTCGCAAAATCCCCAAGCAAATAGCTATGCGCTGGGGCAAGAGAATCCTTACATAGTCATAAATACAGGGATACTAGACTTACTAGACGAAGCCGAGATTCGGGCGGTGCTAGCCCATGAACTGGGGCATATTAAATGTGGTCATACTATTTTAATTCAAATGGCGATGTGGGCGATGAGTGCTGCTTCCGCTTTGGGAGAATTAACCTTCGGCATCGGTAATATTGTCACACAAGGTTTGATTTACGCCTTTTTTGAGTGGCGGCGTAAAGCCGAGTTATCGTCAGATCGCGCCGCACTACTAGTCATGGATGACTTAAATCCGGTGATGTCAACCATGATGAAACTCTCTGGCGGTAGTAACAAATATGCCAATGAATGTAGTTTACAAGAGTTTATCAAGCAGTCAGAAAATTATCAGGCACTGGATGAAGATGGACTAAATCAGGTGTATAAATTTTTGATCTACAATGGCGCTCAAGGTACGATGTTGACCCATCCTTTCCCAGTTGAACGCCTGCATTACTTACGGACGTGGGCAATATCTGAAGAATACCAAGAAATTCACCGAGGAAATTATCAGCGATCGCCTGCTTCCGGATCAGTAAATGTTGCAGCAGAATCTTCCGCCAATGAAACAGAAACTTTACGCCGTCAAATTGAAGAATTACAACGGGAAATCGACAGAATGAAAAGGTCTGAGTAG
- a CDS encoding ATP-dependent DNA helicase, whose amino-acid sequence MIEAEVHFSLHNFLRSQAGFPSWPHHLTMARLVARALRLGRSALIQVGAVCGYQGRYRTSFVASALMWHGPVIIVAQEAVQQLLLRVEIPRLQQWLPANKAIRTGDAWPSAEFQGLLLTSPEAWLKGQFAGGSCFPQGIPTIIDGVDDLEDWVRHQLTQDIQPDDWEQLMLACPNQAEVIREARIQLTQQLFQHPINPYQCYLISQPEIEILSRLYLALDQANLPDNWKNFWQQFQTLDENSPPASPVPPALFWATIAHRQGLFSLHYAPMELGEILSPIWQRQPVVLIGSAIEPETEAPLFRQRLGLDDLTCLKFSADQAEAIQLYVPYKLPLPNTPEFQAAFIHKVRTLVCLSATAPGLTVVLVGDVPLKSQVAAILASEFGSRVQVEKTCLDENGILISGWEFWREHQRVLPAPHLLIIATLPLPSLENPLVAGRVARYKRSHQDWFRLYLLPAALSELQRAIAPVRESQGIVALLDSRVVNRSYGAQILAALSPLARINYLDPNLFSNTDEENSA is encoded by the coding sequence GTGATAGAAGCAGAAGTTCATTTTTCACTACATAACTTTTTGCGATCGCAGGCGGGGTTCCCTTCCTGGCCCCATCATTTGACGATGGCACGGTTGGTAGCACGCGCCTTGCGCCTGGGACGTAGTGCCCTAATTCAAGTAGGAGCGGTTTGTGGCTATCAAGGGCGATATCGTACTAGTTTCGTAGCATCAGCCCTGATGTGGCATGGCCCTGTAATTATTGTTGCTCAAGAAGCGGTGCAGCAACTTCTGCTGCGGGTGGAAATTCCTCGTCTACAGCAGTGGCTACCAGCCAACAAAGCGATTAGGACAGGTGATGCTTGGCCTAGTGCTGAGTTCCAAGGGCTACTTTTGACCTCGCCAGAAGCTTGGTTAAAAGGGCAATTTGCTGGTGGCTCTTGCTTTCCCCAAGGCATCCCCACAATTATTGATGGGGTAGATGATCTAGAAGATTGGGTGCGTCATCAACTTACCCAAGATATTCAACCCGATGATTGGGAGCAACTCATGCTGGCTTGCCCAAATCAAGCTGAGGTAATTCGTGAAGCAAGGATACAACTTACACAACAACTTTTTCAGCATCCTATCAATCCATATCAGTGCTACCTAATTTCTCAGCCAGAAATAGAAATTTTGAGTCGTCTGTATTTGGCTTTAGATCAAGCCAACCTCCCAGATAATTGGAAAAACTTCTGGCAGCAATTTCAAACCCTTGATGAAAATTCTCCCCCTGCTTCCCCTGTCCCCCCTGCCCTCTTCTGGGCGACTATTGCCCATCGACAAGGTTTATTTTCTTTACACTACGCCCCAATGGAATTAGGTGAAATACTCTCACCCATTTGGCAGCGACAACCAGTAGTTTTAATTGGCAGCGCTATCGAACCGGAAACTGAGGCTCCTCTTTTCCGACAGCGCCTTGGTTTGGACGATTTAACTTGCCTGAAGTTCTCTGCGGATCAAGCAGAAGCAATTCAACTGTATGTACCTTATAAGTTGCCTCTACCCAACACGCCAGAATTTCAAGCGGCATTTATTCACAAAGTCCGCACACTGGTTTGTCTAAGTGCTACAGCACCGGGATTAACGGTTGTCTTGGTGGGGGATGTACCACTCAAGTCTCAAGTTGCGGCAATTCTGGCTTCAGAATTTGGTTCGCGGGTGCAAGTAGAAAAAACTTGTTTAGATGAAAATGGTATTTTGATTAGCGGTTGGGAATTTTGGCGAGAACATCAGCGAGTCTTGCCAGCACCTCATCTGTTAATTATTGCTACTTTACCTTTACCATCTTTAGAAAATCCGTTAGTAGCTGGTAGGGTAGCTCGTTATAAGCGATCGCATCAAGATTGGTTCCGTTTATATTTGTTGCCAGCAGCCTTGAGTGAATTACAAAGAGCGATCGCTCCAGTCCGAGAAAGTCAAGGTATTGTTGCTTTACTTGATAGTCGTGTAGTTAATCGCAGCTACGGCGCTCAAATTCTAGCTGCCTTAAGCCCTTTGGCCCGCATTAACTATCTCGACCCCAATCTGTTTTCTAATACTGATGAAGAAAATTCCGCTTAA
- a CDS encoding DUF29 domain-containing protein: protein MYTSHLYKTDFYTWTQEQVSLLKTQQWDQLDTVNLIEEIETLGRRERQELRNRLGILLGHLLKWQFQPEKRSNSWLGTIREQRVQIKLLLQDSPSLKPYLNEVFFSVYELGVALAIRETELGEQVFPEICPYTLEQTLNPEFLPNQNQIEEQGE, encoded by the coding sequence ATGTACACATCTCATCTGTATAAAACAGATTTCTATACTTGGACTCAAGAGCAGGTTAGCTTGCTCAAAACTCAACAGTGGGATCAATTAGATACTGTTAACCTGATTGAAGAAATTGAAACTTTGGGCAGAAGAGAACGGCAGGAATTAAGAAATCGGCTAGGAATATTATTAGGACACCTGCTGAAATGGCAGTTTCAACCAGAAAAACGTAGCAATAGCTGGTTGGGTACAATTCGAGAGCAACGTGTACAAATTAAGCTGCTTCTGCAAGATAGCCCTAGTTTGAAACCCTATCTCAATGAAGTTTTCTTCAGTGTTTATGAACTAGGCGTGGCTTTAGCGATTCGAGAAACTGAGTTGGGTGAGCAGGTTTTTCCAGAAATATGTCCTTACACTTTAGAACAAACTCTGAATCCTGAATTTTTACCAAATCAGAATCAGATTGAGGAACAGGGCGAGTAA
- the lysS gene encoding lysine--tRNA ligase: MSEEDIRAARLEKVEQLKQLGTNPYAYRWESTHHAAQLQEKFVDLASGEEVDLEVAIAGRIMARRVFGKLAFFTLQDETGTIQLYLDKNRIQESMADIDADAFNHLKQLTDAGDILGVKGTIKRTEKGELSVYVKQYTILTKSLLPLPDKWHGLTDVAKRYRQRYVDLIVNPEVRQTFRRRAQITAGIRRYLEERDFLEIETPVLQSETGGADARPFITYHNTLEMELYLRIATELHLKRLIVGGFEKVFELGRVFRNEGISTRHNPEFTTIEIYQAYADYNDMMALTEGIITTVAQDVLGTLQITYQGEPIDLTPPWRQVTMHDLVKEFTGLDFNSFQTLEEAKTASKNAAIPGVDEAKSIGKLLNLAFEEKVEANLIQPTFVIDYPVEISPLAKPHRSQAGLVERFELFIVGRETGNSFSELTDPIDQRERLEAQAERKAAGDLEAQGVDEDFLTALEYGMPPTGGLGIGIDRLVMLLTDCASIRDAIAFPLLKPEGSVIKQFTYEPKTQTLTIEFDSGSVYEYFKVPPSVKEDLDNAPSKGQYFNKFIKGKFKFEQLS, translated from the coding sequence ATGTCGGAAGAAGATATCCGAGCCGCAAGGCTGGAGAAAGTAGAACAACTCAAGCAGCTAGGGACTAATCCCTACGCCTATCGTTGGGAATCTACCCATCATGCAGCGCAGTTGCAAGAAAAGTTTGTCGATTTAGCCAGTGGGGAAGAAGTTGATTTAGAAGTTGCGATCGCTGGACGCATTATGGCGCGTCGCGTTTTCGGTAAACTGGCTTTCTTCACCTTGCAAGATGAAACTGGCACAATTCAGCTTTATTTGGATAAAAATCGCATCCAAGAAAGCATGGCAGATATTGATGCTGATGCCTTCAATCACTTAAAACAACTCACAGATGCAGGCGACATCCTGGGAGTTAAAGGTACTATTAAACGGACTGAAAAGGGCGAGTTATCTGTCTACGTTAAACAATATACTATCCTGACTAAATCCCTGTTGCCGCTACCCGACAAGTGGCATGGATTAACGGATGTTGCCAAGCGCTACCGTCAGCGTTACGTTGACTTGATTGTTAACCCGGAAGTGCGGCAAACTTTCCGCCGTCGCGCCCAAATTACTGCTGGTATTCGCCGTTATTTAGAAGAACGGGATTTTCTGGAAATAGAAACGCCAGTTTTGCAAAGTGAGACTGGGGGTGCAGATGCGCGTCCATTTATCACTTACCACAACACTTTAGAAATGGAGTTGTATCTGCGAATTGCTACAGAACTTCATCTCAAGCGGTTGATTGTGGGTGGTTTTGAAAAAGTGTTTGAATTGGGGCGAGTTTTCCGCAATGAGGGAATTTCGACTCGACACAATCCCGAATTTACCACGATTGAAATTTACCAAGCGTACGCCGATTACAACGATATGATGGCGCTGACTGAGGGGATTATTACCACTGTCGCCCAAGACGTACTCGGTACGCTGCAAATCACTTACCAAGGGGAACCTATAGATTTAACACCACCTTGGCGGCAAGTGACAATGCACGATTTAGTTAAAGAATTTACAGGCTTAGATTTCAATTCTTTCCAAACATTGGAAGAAGCAAAAACAGCAAGTAAAAATGCTGCTATTCCTGGTGTAGATGAAGCGAAATCAATTGGTAAGTTACTGAATTTAGCTTTTGAAGAGAAAGTAGAAGCTAATTTAATTCAACCTACCTTTGTAATTGATTACCCTGTAGAAATTTCGCCCCTAGCAAAACCTCACCGTTCTCAAGCTGGTTTGGTGGAAAGATTTGAGTTATTTATAGTAGGGCGAGAAACTGGGAACAGCTTCTCAGAACTTACCGATCCTATCGATCAAAGAGAACGCCTAGAAGCCCAAGCTGAAAGGAAAGCTGCTGGTGACTTAGAAGCCCAAGGTGTAGATGAAGACTTTTTGACAGCCCTTGAATACGGTATGCCGCCTACGGGTGGTTTAGGGATTGGCATTGATCGGTTGGTAATGTTATTAACTGATTGTGCCAGTATTCGGGATGCGATCGCCTTCCCGCTACTTAAGCCTGAAGGCAGCGTTATTAAGCAATTTACCTATGAGCCAAAAACTCAAACACTGACTATTGAATTTGATAGTGGAAGTGTTTACGAGTATTTTAAAGTACCTCCCAGTGTCAAGGAAGACTTAGACAATGCACCGTCTAAAGGTCAATACTTTAACAAGTTTATTAAAGGGAAATTTAAGTTTGAACAGTTGAGCTAG
- a CDS encoding Uma2 family endonuclease, producing MTQTRVRLWNVDEYHRMLETGIITADERVELIDGQVIPMSAKNPSHAATTLCASDYLKRAVAEVALVRVQDPIQLSQYSEPEPDIAVVRIDAQKYIDRHPAPNEIFLLIEVADTTLDTDRKQKAPLYAKAGIADYWILDVNQRQVFVLGEPLLQGYNQQLILQEDATLSLIAFPEIEVQINQLFP from the coding sequence ATGACACAAACTAGAGTGCGCTTGTGGAATGTAGATGAATATCACCGGATGCTTGAGACGGGTATTATCACAGCCGATGAACGGGTAGAACTGATTGATGGGCAAGTTATCCCCATGAGTGCCAAAAATCCTTCACACGCAGCGACAACGCTGTGTGCGTCTGATTATCTCAAGAGAGCGGTAGCAGAAGTTGCCTTAGTTCGGGTGCAAGATCCCATTCAGTTAAGCCAATACTCGGAACCTGAACCAGATATTGCCGTTGTCCGCATTGATGCGCAAAAGTACATTGATCGTCATCCTGCACCCAATGAAATCTTTTTATTGATTGAGGTAGCAGATACAACGCTAGACACCGATCGCAAACAGAAAGCACCTTTATATGCTAAGGCAGGAATTGCTGACTATTGGATTTTGGATGTGAATCAGCGTCAGGTTTTTGTTTTGGGCGAACCACTTTTGCAAGGCTACAATCAACAATTGATTTTGCAGGAAGATGCAACGTTATCCTTGATTGCATTTCCAGAAATTGAAGTTCAGATTAATCAACTGTTTCCATAA
- a CDS encoding glyoxalase-like domain protein — protein sequence MVIAVSVISFLLSPLTLGSFLPSLPLDSLFSTQGIMVMLLAAYAGAMWMFLTSAPKVHTVMVSDLEIARQLYEGLLDLPAAEVPLHYYYNYEQTIGATGIDPLYMSTGPSLSSKMMNNANDGLWYQLKKNTQLHVITGASLGSKNQQRHVCFDHDCLEMILMRVEVRGLKFKIRNQKPLNFLVKDYEGRVIELAEVAN from the coding sequence ATGGTTATAGCAGTTAGTGTGATATCGTTCCTGCTCAGTCCCCTTACTTTAGGCTCCTTTCTGCCTTCCCTGCCCTTAGATAGCCTTTTCTCCACTCAAGGCATTATGGTGATGCTGCTAGCAGCTTACGCTGGCGCAATGTGGATGTTCCTCACCAGTGCCCCAAAAGTACACACTGTAATGGTGTCGGATTTGGAGATTGCCCGACAGTTGTATGAAGGGCTGCTAGATTTGCCAGCAGCTGAGGTGCCATTGCACTACTACTACAATTACGAACAAACTATCGGCGCAACTGGCATTGATCCACTATATATGTCTACTGGGCCGAGCTTGTCTAGCAAAATGATGAATAACGCCAACGATGGGCTGTGGTATCAATTGAAGAAAAACACCCAGCTACATGTCATTACTGGGGCAAGTTTAGGTAGCAAAAATCAGCAACGCCATGTTTGTTTTGATCACGACTGCCTGGAAATGATTTTAATGCGAGTCGAAGTGCGCGGTTTGAAATTCAAGATTCGCAACCAGAAGCCCCTGAATTTTTTGGTCAAGGACTATGAAGGGCGGGTTATTGAGCTAGCTGAAGTAGCGAATTAG